One genomic window of Nicotiana sylvestris chromosome 10, ASM39365v2, whole genome shotgun sequence includes the following:
- the LOC138879983 gene encoding uncharacterized protein codes for MAEHLNEDLVISHEETEITMISCDYVDNTHSSIEIAKETQEKKGIENMFSIASEGVIIEECVGGSEPQEEETEEEGEILPFEQPTQDDVTGVPNDEPDPSMGDPSQESFLQVNNDPGPSPHFDAEPLNMVVPETNLDKPPPKRTTTRLQRKEALEFSLNKSKRSRRRRRHTSKGAESSSKSVIAGSSEKLVNYSGDKTMKKRGKTVKECGDKSDEEEVEKSGEYRQNKSAEKEKSGGKSVKRKRDDDDEEPSSIKKGKVSGTLRSEKRKLGNRKVL; via the exons ATGGCTGAGCACTTGAATGAAGATCTGGTGATTAGTCATGAAGAGACTGAGATCACTATGATAAGTTGTGACTATGTAGATAACACTCATTCGTCTATTGAAATTGCCAAGGAAACACAAGAAAAGAAGGGAATAGAGAATATGTTTTCCATTGCATCTGAAGGGGTCATTATAGAGGAATGTGTAGGAGGGTCTGAGCCTCAGGAGGAAGAGACAGAAGAAGAGGGAGAAATTTTGCCATTTGAACAACCGACACAAGATGATGTTACTGGGGTCCCAAATGATGAACCTGATCCCTCCATGGGGGATCCAAGTCAGGAGTCATTTCTCCAGGTCAATAATGATCCTGGTCCCTCTCCCCACTTCGATGCTGAGCCTTTGAATATGGTGGTGCCTGAGACGAATCTTGACA AGCCACCTCCTAAGCGAACTACTACACGGTTGCAGCGAAAGGAGGCTCTAGAGTTTTCCCTCAACAAGAGTAAAAGGAGTCGGAGAAGGAGAAG GCACACCTCTAAGGGTGCTGAGAGTTCATCCAAGAGTGTTATTGCTGGTTCTAGTGAAAAGTTGGTAAACTATTCCGGTGACAAGACAATGAAGAAGCGTGGTAAGACAGTGAAGGAGTGTGGTGACAAGTCTGATGAGGAAGAAGTGGAAAAATCTGGTGAATATAGACAGAACAAGTCAGCGGAGAAGGAAAAGTCTGGTGGCAAGTCAGTGAAAAGAAAGagggatgatgatgatgaggaaccTAGTTCCATCAAGAAAGGAAAAGTGAGTGGAACTCTGAGGTCTGAGAAAAGGAAGTTGGGGAATCGGAAAGTGCTGTAG